A segment of the Macrobrachium nipponense isolate FS-2020 chromosome 1, ASM1510439v2, whole genome shotgun sequence genome:
tatatatatatatatatatatatatatatttacgtttttagGGCCCAGCAGTCGAAAACgtaaggggaaagaggaaaaaatggagcgcttctgacttaccttagataactgttaAGGGGTGtgaaaggtcgccattgaaaaacTTCAGCTACTAGctctaaattacatttatttacaaagaaaacattGCATGATCTGAGATTAATGAAAGGCATATATATGGCCACATGGAAAGACCCCAGGGAACAGTTTGCCTTACCCTTATCATTCAAACTATGATGAAATGGCTGAATTCAACAAGTAATGCCCggctggtttccaaattgatgATCTAGCGGTAAGAAAAGCACTTGCAAGGAGACAGGGGGCATGGAGCCGGTAGtggcaatctggaaatgaatcccaaattacacacaacatgaaaacaaagaattctcacacaatatttatgtctaaagcactatggagggaatttatccttaatcacACACAGTGGTAGAACTCCAGTGCTTAAAGAGAATGGCTcaataaagatttttgttttctggGACAATCACAAAGGTAAGATCTTACGAAGAGGCCTAAGAATTACCTAACTAGCTACACACCCCTTGTGATATGTCCCTAATGCTTAACGAGGTTTTATGCTCACTACTTGACTGGCTCCGGAAATGCTATGCTgagtttccctcctaaagtcagctgatgttaggagtaAGGTGGCTGCCATTTCTAGTGATCTATAGATGTatcagctccccctgttaagaaggcattcactcccttccagggtgaaggccttggctaataAGTCTATTGCCTCGACTAAACAGTTCTCTTTCCCTAACTGAGGGTTTAGAGCTGTGATAGGGCTAACTACAATGGCcaacctaacttataggtggagatgctaagtgtattAACCTACTGAATtaataatgtagtctagcctaaatgAGAACTACTGGACATCTGTGATGACAGGCTACTCTATCCGTAggtaaggttactttgaaaaattctacttgctactaccctaatgcccttgtactaaattattagcctaacttGCTCTATGCAATTAATTAAAGATGCAATAATTCCAGAATGTGGTACTCATAGCAGAGGTTTATTGACCTGGAGGGTTAAAATACgtaagatgaggtaatgatgtgtGAGGGTGATGAATGATTAGTTGTGTACCATGATGGAAATTTGATGAgttaattatgacatttaaatgAGAGTAAGTAGTACAAGTTCTAGGGGTTAGAGTGCTAATCTACTGggagagatcaggctggctaccttctctgggtaggcgctaggatcactctgcaaatgaatgtgacactagggcacaggtgccaaggagagcatgtggctctttggttaattAGTGAATTtgtgtcccttcttcttctttttcttattcctccagggcctggctgcACCAGTCCTAGGAGGTGACGGAGGCACCagctctggggaaaggccagaaatgccgtcaggagcagaggcagtggtagcgcTAGGGACTACAGGTGAACatcctacttcggtatctgcagccaCCGTGGTAGAGgtagaacctactgcaggggaggccctcgcTCTGGCTGCTGCGACAGCTGTCTTAAGGGTAAGACTTCAGGTTGACAGAGGTGATGTCGAAGAAGAATTGTGGACTGGAGATGGGCCATGGGCTGCgttaagctccatgcctgttggaagatctcctgtaggaggatccttggttaagTTAAGGTTGGgcaccggcgctagctcggggccaggcacaGAGGTCAATGTTTGTGGTGGCTCTATGTCCAGGCTGGAGAGagcatggcactgctcagtgctgccaagtggcactggcagagttgaGGTCAGACGGACTTGCGACGGGTACAGGAGGTGCCATACCTCTTGGTGTGCCCGTGGTGATGGGAGACAGGGtttcctgtctcttgtggaaggctaagccttgtggagaatggacagtgtccgctgctatttgcttgctagggcacccaggccaattagtggagtgcTCTATTACGTTGTAGGTTTTGCAGCGGAACtgggaatgatcaatctccctccttggtgaaGGGGGAGACCGTTAGTGGccgtacttccgggaggaagtaggtcttggatggctccttgctttggagtagtTTGTCGttgggttaggacccctaggttttTGAGAATGAGAAAGGGACTTCAATTCTTGCCCCAAGAGGAGGTCGTAacttcctggaatgtagcttgctactgcaagagtacatactctgGAAAGGTGGGGTCTTGTGACTCTCAATTGAACAGTTGGAAGGAttagcttgatatggttgataccttcaattgtGATTAGTTGGTGCCTGTTGACGCTAGCCCCGGGGGGGATTCAATTTTCCCGTATGAGGGAGATTTGATCAccagagtcatcaaaggctctgaagTGGCTTGctggataatggctttggaggggtgcgacagtGATAGGGTCCTTAGCCGGGGGCCTAGTGAAGATGAATTGGTGAtggccattgcaatggcaggaaTAATGTGATTGTCACTCCCTCCATTGTTTGCGGACATGTGACCCTtccggccacagtctcggcagaacttttCCAGAACTTCTTCCTTGGCACCAGATGATAGAGCctagatggcaccacaggttgtgAATCTCTGGGGTCACCgaggcttgcagtgtgctctgacacaggtgaagagtcctctctggctgTGATTAGATGTGGGGAGGTGAATGGTTCCTCCTTTGACTCACCCTCTGGAGCAAGTCTGGTGTTAACTGGTGGGCTCACCTCTTCCGAAATGGAGGAGGCAGGTGGTGAACCAGCAATAGGCTGGCAGGAGAGGGTGGGATTGTGAGGCACAATAGGTGTGGGCCTGGAAGCTTCCCGAGTGGCCAGAGCCTCAATGATCTCCCACTTGATTTCTTCATctttgagagctagctcatgcttccacCTTTCTTCTCTCAcctgtctctcttcttcttttgcttttctttcttcttcatgtGGTTTTctcagcttttctttttcttccctttcttgctgGTGCAcagcatcctgctgcgccttcagTCACTTGCTGAGTGCTGGTCCAGTATAACCTTGCCCAGTGTTATGAGGGTTTGGAgcctctctagctctatggctACGAATTGATGGGAAGCAGGAGAAGACATTTCTGTTAGGTTATGCAGTAGAGGCTCAGCTATGAAAAGGATGGCCAGGAATAGTAGTCGATAGGAGTGCCTATTCGGTAAGGTGGCACTCACctagaaatgggttctgcaaatgAAGTAATGGTTCGTGAAAACAATGTAAtgtgtctgagaagactgggtgctctgtggcccTTGGGAAGTGTCCCATAAATTGGTGACACTTCTTGAACGGCACCTTCTAATGAGGTGACTCTAGGTCctatacaggtgcacggcacttatggaggcgttccttggttgagtaCTCTGGAATAGCAGATACTTagttgaatggctacctgtacatcctgtacaggtgcatggcacttatggaggcgttcctttgttGAGTGATCCTGAAGGATAAGAGTTCTTAGTCACGGAAACACTTGTGAATCTCTGTTCCATAATGGTGGATACGCAGgtaaatggctacctgtacgtcctgtacaggtgcacggcacttatggaggtgttccttggacagcactggtagcatgctggtgtgtcccgtgggacgacactaaatgcagtattttaaagtatactgaagagaaaatggcactctgttcgtggcaaagtgtaatggtggaggagagaaagtaaaagtgggagtacttcagcagccagtcgatggacagtgccgCAAATTAGTGTCATTGTAAATGGTAGGGCCTGACGTCCACTGGTGGTGGCTAGTCCTAGACTGGTAGTGGCTTCCTTGTATGGAAGTAATGGGGTTGCATTGGCACTCTAGTGCAGTTTTGTGCTtgtagtatatgcaagtcttttgtaataaaaatgaaagagaccACTCGGGCAATGACAGGTAGCAGTAAATTAGAAAgtgctcagtccttggctgaagtacCCGGTAAATTAAATAATGGCtgcaagactgcaatggacaTGGGCGTGTACGTATCAtgcacgctcagtgtaaatgaaagacacaacatactaaaataatgttaatgcttCAAGTGTAATGGTAATAAATGTAGTATTCTTGGCTTTTTGAATAATgggttctccctctctctctctctttctctctgagagTGTAAAATGATAAATGACGAACTCCTTTGTGTTTATTTGAACTaatgatttttgtttaatatgACGCAATTGGCATTGAATAATTTCCTTACGTTAAGTTTtggtgaaagaattgctttggaataaGTTTTTTGGTAAGAGAACGCACTAGCGATGAGTGATTGTGATGTGAAGATTTGCCTTTACTTTACGTAAGGTACCTAGCTCCCTATGACAAGTGAAATGGCGGTAAGAAgaaatgttagcaaaacatttgtaaatgaaaaaggtTACGTTTATGGTCAATTGAAATGAAAACTTTGCTCAGCGAGCAGGTGAGTGATGCTAAGTGAGACGTGCGAGGGCGGAGGAAACAACGTGTCCTTGAAACAGCTGGTTGCTGTAATAAAGAGCGCgatttacaacaacaaaattctaaTTTGTTATTAAAAGCAAAACAACATTAAATTTTCGGGCAGAATGATTTATGCTAGTATGAAGATTGAATTGAGTTATGTTAAAACTCAAGATTAATGTTATTTGACTTAAATCCATATGATTTAGTTTTGGTGGGGAACTAGTTGCCATGGGAACGAGAGTTGGCTGGCAGGGGTAGCCACACATGTGCTGAGAAGCTAAGCGAGGTAACTTGCAGTTGAGCTAAGTCGAAacaaattcccctaacatatcacaaacaaaagaattgtacacttcttttgccgtaactgtTAGTAGAAAAACACTCCCAACTAGTTAGTCTTGCTAATACATGCAATGaatccctggcaaagcacttcctagctaattagtactttctggcatctatctaacacaCAGACGCGTGTGTCGCCTACAAGCTGAGACCTGCTAACAAAGATTCGCAGGCATAAATTTGCCCACCGCTAAATTAAAGCTCTTGGCGCTCTCGCCGTTACACTAATATCTTTACTCTGAGAGTAACACACTTAttttaaacacttctaaaatAACTTCTTAACGTACCTTAAAGCTAACAatggtgataataatgataataagaataataataatgttaacctTACCGTCTGCATGACTCGTGTCCTGTTTTCTTGCTGCGTATTTAAGAAtgcttttttacaatttacgccttgtaaaaaaatcatttacagtttacgtttttcaAGGGGATAATGTGATTTACAAACTTTTAAACAGTTCCTGGTTTAAATTCTAAGGGAGGTATGCCACTTTTATGTTTTGGGGCCCAGCTGGAAAAAATGGCGCGTTTTGATTTACCGTAGATAACTGTTAAGGGGTGTACAAGATCACCATTGAAAAACTTCAGCTACTAGctctaaattacatttatttacaaagaaaacattGCTTGGTCTGAGATTACTGAAAGGCATATGGCCACGTGGAAAGATCGCCGGGTGCGGTCTGCCTTACTTTTATCATTCACATTATGATGAAATGGCCGAATTCAACAATTAATACCAggctggtttccaaattgatgATCTAGCGGTAAGAAAAACGCTTGTAAGGAGACAGGGGCCACGGATCCTGCAGTGGCAATCTGGAAATAaatcccaaattacacacaacataaaagcAAAGAGTtctcacacaatatttatgtctaacgcactatggagggaatttatccttaatcacGCACAATGGgagaactctagtgcttaaaaaGAATGGTTCaatgaagatttttgttttctGGGATGATCACAAAGGTAGCATGCGGCCGCTAGGtagaaaggaacaaagggaggtTCGTTTTGAGAAGTTagaatttgaattggaaaatgtaGGAGTTGGTTTGACCctgaggaaaagaactggcaatatgactgtaactcagACATACCTGGGTGCCTTATGGAGAGCAATTTGGAAAGGCTGGCATCGGCTTTGTCTGAGTTTAGGGCGCGCCACTTAGCGCTTTTGTTTAGGCCTATGGGCAGGCAGGGTCGGAGGTCTGTCCGTTCCGAGAGTCTGAGCTGGACTGAGAGCGAAGTCAGGTGCTACTGCTTGGGGTTGGGGTTAGCTTTTCCCCACCGTTGGGAGGTCATTCTGGAAACACATACGGCCAGCGAAAGAATCACAGTAAAAGGGATCTTACgaataggcctaagaagtacctaactagctacacactccccttgTGATATGTCCCTAATGCTTAACGAGGTTTTATGTTCGCTACTTGACTGGCTCCGGAAATGCTATGCTGAGTTTCCCTtctaaagtcagctgatgttaggagtaAGGTGGCTGCCATTTCTagctaaattaattttattaatactgGAGAGACGAGGCAAtctataaatgtaacaatatatatatatatataatatatatatatatatatatatatagatattatatattatatctatattatttttattacactgGAGAGACGAGGCGAtctataaatgtaacaatatatatatatatatatatatatatatatatatagatatatatataatatatatattatatagatatatatatatatatattagatatatatatatatgcgagtgtgtgtttgtgtgaggcCGGGCATGTGTGCGTCTTTACGCGCCTTTTTACGGAGTATTGCCCGTCCAATTAGAGTTACACAGGCAAGTTGGACATTATTACCTTTGAATTGTAGCTGTTAAATCTCCACAAATTTTATCAGCAGCTCATCAGTCTATATCCCATTACATGGACTATGCTATTCTTTTCAAGAAACATTAAGGCTTCCTAATTTTAATACTTTTGCCAGACTATCACATTGAACACTCTCTAGATCTGCTTTTCAGTCTTCAGAAGCGTCGTCTATATGGGACTGTGTACCTAAATGTTAACTGCACGGTATGCGTTAATGAGTTTTAAATTCAAATGCAACcttataattttgtatttctgATACCTTTAGCGACAGGGATGAGGCTGTCGCGTACAGACCAATTGACAGTTATTGATAACGgatagtaatatattttttttaataggcaaagttaaaaagttaattttatgaCCCGATAATAAAGGGTTGTTGAAGAATAGATTATCAGTTGCCATTGCAGGGTGAGGAGGCATTACGTAATATTTATAGGACAAGTGGCATCTTTCAGTTTAAGGAGAGTCTTGGGTCTATAAGTTCAGAACCTTACAGATTTCCATTGGTGTATTATGGAAAGAGAAGAGCAAAGTTCTTTTTTTAACCAAACCGTTGTAATAGTAACATCAGGGCAGTAAATTACCTTTAATTTAAGAATAAGTTCTTGGTGATCAGTTATTATCTTTACTGTGAGGACCATGTAGCAATTTTGATATGAGAGGAGTTTCATGGTTTTAGCTATTTATTTGGCAAGGTTACACATAAGATGAAGGCCTTCAATTCTTATCTCTTTGTAGCTCTTTTCCAAATCTAACTGTCATTTATTCTTCAAATAACTCTGGTTTTGTTAACCTACTTGCATGGGAAACCTACAACTTTACAGTTTTTACTAGTTTCTGTCCTATATCCAGTTATTCGGTTATTGAGAGTTTAAGTCGGTTGGCGTCTACAAGTACTGTGCTACAGTATTCAATGACACCTTATTTGTTAGTAGTGATGATGCACTATAAAAAGTATCAAGCAACTCTCACGTTCAACCAAACAACATCCCATGACGAAAAGCCCTGAAGTAGAAATTACTAAAACTAAACCTTTTAAAATGCAAGGGCTCCAGAAAATATCTTTGTCATTATTACCTACACAACAAAAGAATAAGTATTTCCTTTcaccaaaagaaaggaaacacAATCCATACTTCTTTCCTAGCCCCGCACTTATTAATGTCATTATACGTGGAAAGTAAGAATATTAAAATGTTCTTATATCAATAACTTTTCTATAACGCCATTAACAATAACATCATAATTCCTTTGAATCGACGGTATTAAATTCCCACTGGAAATAGCTTCACAATTCAGCCCTCTCAAAACACATCCCGTCGGCAAATTAATAGGTACGATTGCTCTAAATTAATAAATTGTTGAATaccattgatgagagagagagagagagagagagagagagagagagagagagagagacgaaggggaGGGGTAAAAAAGAACTTTTCGAAATCTTCTTATGAGCTCCGACAAATAATTAGCGCAATTTTGGTTTCCGAGCGAAACCCAGGAGATTTGGGACCGAATCTCTGAATAGACCGAAGGGTAAAAATATTAATGGGGTATCTTTTAGCATTCATTAGCAGGGAGAGTATTCAACAAATCAACAGTTAGAGCAACAGGGGCAAATAACTCGACGAAGTATGGCGAGTCCTCACTAACAAATCGAGTAGTCTGTCTCCAACGCTTTCGTTAGTGttcctttctatatatttttttaaatgattgaatgttaaaGAATTCCTGTTTTTCTTACGATATCATAGTTGTTTGCATCTTGTCTCGcagttatatttttaaaatcagattTCAGAATATTGTCAGAGCTGTAGTGCGTGTCGTGATTGATTGCTTGTCATATTATTTACCTCGCAATCGTAGACTATCTACCAAATATTCTTATTAGGGAGGAGTGTTCACATCCTGTTACGAAATTTAGATGGGATGGCAGGCTGTTATTATCGTGCCACATaatagatgtatttttctttcaaagGGTAGGTGGTTACTCAGTAGAATACCGTTTATACTGATAGTATAAATATCTTAAAGAAAAGTGCCCATTTGTTgctttgtaacatgtttaaaaatgtgttcagctttcttttttttccattgtgaAGAATAAAACTGTAATCTTCGTCACTATTCAGTTTTGTACCATTATCTGTAAGCACTTCCGCAACACTTGGAGTTCTCTGAGAAAGaacatttatctattttgtttctGCCGTCCAAATATTCTTGCTTGGTAAACGAAAATTCGCGTATCATATCCAAGAATGGCTTTCGCATTTGAAGACGGTGGTAGGGGCTTTATATTTGCGGAATTGAACTGTTGTGAAGATATTGGTTGTAAATGTGCATAAGTTTTCCACTTGGGAATCTTTTGATAATAATAGCTCCTCGTTTCACGAAacatttttttctatgaaataaacttaatttagaaaaactgagtttttcaaaatgagaaatctCTTAGGAGAGAGTTTTTCCAGTTAAGGAGACATTAAAAAAGATAGGACCCACACTTATGTACGAGTATATTTGGAAGTCAGCTCTAGGTTTAGAATTCCATATAGGGCTTTAGAGATATGCGACCCCGTGGTAGGGGGGGGTGTAAGAATATTGCCACCGTAGGTCATGTCtgtcgtaaaaggcaactaaaaggacagctgctgccctacagtcttacttttgagtaaaagggtaggcccacagccaataactgtggttgacgacagcaagggcatgtggtcgtaaaaacccctttgccaaacaataaaccttgCCTAATGTTatttggagagaagaggtttggtggaggatgatgcctttgatagacggcagtggagaaggcgcatcaggcaaccgacccctcaaTGTAAGGGTAAtggtgggaaagagaagaaataatataaatgtgATTCCTTTAGGGAACCTCTTTTACATAAAGAAGTACCATGACGTTTCGATACtctagtaaattcacatcacccgtgcatctaatgtctaggccagtcccttacaacgctcctgattggctgctgataagccagtcacagggctggaaactctcagtctttcttgagagttcacataggcaggatgcatgttccacctctcttgagggatacttttgaaagacgtgtccctcaggagaggtggaacatacattctgtgtatgtgaactctctcgagagactgagagtttccatcccagtgattggcttatcaacagccaatcaggagcgacgtaagggacgggcctagacatcagatgcacgggtgatgtgaatctatactaTAGCAGTTAAACGTAGAATCAAGATGCCTAGAAAAGATGTTGGCATCAAACTGTCGTGAATCACcgctaaattattatatttaatatataatgaaacgATTTCACTGTAAGGATTATTCAATTTTAAAAGGAGACCAAAGTTTTTCTCTCTTGATAATCTATTTTCTGTACAGATTTTATTTTCCccgaataagaatttttttttataactagatTTGAAATTTCCTTGGGATAACGTCCGTGTCCTGTATAGAGCTTAACTTCTTGTTCAGGTAAATCAATTACGAAAATATTTGAAGACATCGAATATATTTTCAGCCCAGATACCCAAGAATTCTTCGGAAATAAATGTTTTCCGATGTTTCAAGATTAGAAATGAATTGCAACGTATCAGGCTATATTTCAGAAGTAAACATCCACATCTTCATAGCTACagtaaaaaattagataaaaaaatgcATTAGGTGTACGACTGAAGTAGAATTCACTGTAAGACGTGTTTtaataagaaggaaatggaaaaaaaaaatgtagcagcATGACTGACATGcagggagaaaaataaataagtaaaaggaaatgaaataatgtAGATAAGGAATAACATTGTTTAGATGGAAATTTGAATTACTGTAATGAAGGCgatccaatacacacacacacgcacacacacatacacacacacgacacaccaacacatatatatatatattatatatatacatatatatatataatatatatatatatatatatatatatatatatatatatatatatatattatatatatctatatatatatatatatatatatatatatatatataggtgatatatatatatatatatatagtaaaatagggtatatattatatatatatatatatattatatatatatatatatatatatatatatatagggaaaaaggtaagaaaagggaaaaaaattgtaaGGTCATCACATCGGATTACAAAGCAATGCAATGTTGTTTTATATAAGAAAGTGAGTTTGTGGATCAAGTATTTATTATAAGAAAGATTTGtgcaaatttctttaaattattaaGATATCGAATTACACTTGGAATTTGAATAGCAGTGATGTAGAACATACAAATAAGCCCATGATCTTATCCATTATATTCATGTCAAAATATTACGTTTTTTTAGGTGCAATAAATCcattcagcacacacacacacacacatataatcagTTACGGTTCCTTTATCAAATCCCATAAAATTTTCCCTTCAGCCGAGTTTTTTTTTACCCAACCTGGTCTGGAGCTCGAGTCACACTCTTACCAACTGATTTGTGTATGCATgcaaatatgtatacaaatagcATTGTAAGTATGTATAACCTTTTCCTTTTAACATATTGCTATTTTAGACGTCGATGATCTTTATGATGTT
Coding sequences within it:
- the LOC135218709 gene encoding uncharacterized protein LOC135218709 → MLPVLSKEHLHKCRAPVQDVQAQQDAVHQQEREEKEKLRKPHEEERKAKEEERQVREERWKHELALKDEEIKWEIIEALATREASRPTPIVPHNPTLSCQPIAGSPPASSISEEVSPPVNTRLAPEGESKEEPFTSPHLITAREDSSPVSEHTASLGDPRDSQPVVPSRLYHLVPRKKFWKSSAETVAGRVTLASYIPGSYDLLLGQELKSLSHSQKPRGPNPTTNYSKARSHPRPTSSRKYGH